A DNA window from Streptomyces sp. B21-083 contains the following coding sequences:
- a CDS encoding putative hydro-lyase, which yields MNRTEDRPLSLVDEHAHAWSPKSARARFRAGLTGPTAGVAAGHTQANLISVPADWAYDMLLFCQRNQKPCPVLDVTDAGSWTTVLAEGADLRTDLPRYRVWRDGELVGEPTDVLAHWREDLVTFLIGCSFTFEWALAGAGVPIRHIEQGRNVPMYVTGRQCRPAGRLHGPMVVSMRPVPPQHLAAAIRESSLLPAVHGSPVHCGDPSGLGIDDLGRPDFGDPVDLAPDDIPVFWACGVTPQAAVMASRPPFAITHAPGQMFLTDTRDEQYRVA from the coding sequence GTGAACCGTACGGAAGACCGCCCCCTGTCCCTCGTCGACGAGCACGCGCACGCGTGGAGCCCGAAATCCGCGCGAGCCCGGTTTCGCGCGGGCCTCACGGGTCCCACGGCAGGCGTCGCGGCCGGCCACACCCAGGCCAACCTGATCTCGGTGCCCGCCGACTGGGCGTACGACATGCTGCTGTTCTGCCAGCGCAACCAGAAGCCCTGCCCGGTCCTGGACGTCACGGACGCCGGCTCGTGGACCACCGTCCTCGCCGAGGGCGCGGACCTGCGCACCGACCTGCCGCGCTACCGGGTCTGGCGGGACGGCGAACTGGTGGGGGAGCCCACGGACGTGCTCGCCCACTGGCGCGAGGATCTCGTGACGTTCCTCATCGGGTGCAGCTTCACCTTCGAGTGGGCGCTCGCCGGGGCGGGCGTCCCGATCCGGCACATCGAGCAGGGCCGCAACGTCCCGATGTACGTGACCGGCCGTCAGTGCCGTCCCGCCGGGCGGCTGCACGGCCCCATGGTGGTGTCCATGCGTCCGGTGCCGCCGCAGCACCTGGCGGCCGCGATCCGGGAGAGCAGCCTGCTCCCGGCGGTGCACGGCAGCCCCGTACACTGCGGCGATCCGTCCGGGCTCGGCATCGACGACCTCGGCCGTCCCGACTTCGGCGATCCAGTGGACCTCGCGCCGGACGACATCCCGGTGTTCTGGGCCTGCGGGGTGACCCCGCAGGCCGCGGTGATGGCGTCCCGGCCGCCCTTCGCCATCACGCACGCGCCGGGCCAGATGTTCCTCACCGACACCCGCGACGAGCAGTACCGCGTCGCCTGA
- a CDS encoding GntR family transcriptional regulator gives MAEQLTGLADDRALLGRTSTAERVSDILRSRIADGYFPPGTRLSEDSIGGALGVSRNTLREAFRLLTHERLLIHELNRGVFVRVLAVEDVEDIYRTRALVECAVVRGLGEPPYALENLAAAVEEGQGAVRDGDWKRLGTANIHFHGELVALAGSARTDELMRSVFAELRLAFHVVDDPRRLHEPYLARNQQILRALERGNRAEAEELLAVYLADSLERVVDVYRRRVGEDETLR, from the coding sequence ATGGCAGAGCAGTTGACGGGACTGGCCGACGACCGCGCGCTCCTCGGGCGCACCAGCACCGCCGAGCGGGTGTCGGACATCCTCAGGAGCCGCATCGCCGACGGGTACTTCCCGCCCGGGACCCGGCTCTCCGAGGACAGCATCGGCGGGGCCCTCGGCGTCTCCCGCAACACGCTTCGTGAGGCGTTCCGCCTGCTCACGCACGAGCGCCTGCTGATCCACGAGCTCAACAGGGGCGTCTTCGTACGGGTCCTCGCGGTCGAGGACGTCGAGGACATCTACCGCACCCGCGCCCTCGTCGAGTGCGCCGTGGTCCGCGGTCTCGGGGAGCCGCCGTACGCCCTGGAGAACCTCGCCGCGGCCGTCGAGGAGGGGCAGGGGGCGGTGCGCGACGGTGACTGGAAAAGGCTGGGCACGGCCAACATCCACTTCCACGGCGAACTCGTCGCGCTGGCCGGCAGCGCCCGCACCGACGAACTGATGCGCAGCGTCTTCGCCGAACTGCGCCTCGCCTTCCACGTCGTGGACGATCCGCGTCGCCTGCACGAGCCCTATCTCGCCCGCAACCAGCAGATACTGCGGGCGCTCGAACGAGGCAACAGGGCCGAGGCCGAGGAGCTGCTCGCGGTGTATCTCGCCGACTCGCTGGAGCGGGTGGTGGACGTCTACCGGCGCAGGGTGGGCGAGGACGAAACCCTCCGCTGA
- a CDS encoding MFS transporter: MSTTPPPRALTGDVHPGAHETAVDEGAFAWLRALGPRGRRAFGGAFGGYALDSYDYFTLPLSMVALSAYFGLDKGQTGLFTTVTLVVSAIGGAGAGVLADRIGRVKALMITVITYAVFTVACGFAPNYETLLVFRALQGLGFGGEWAVGAILVAEYASPKHRGRTLGAIQSSWAVGWGLAVIVYTMVFSFLDDDLAWRVMFWTGALPALLVIWVRRSVHDAPRAVAEREKNPKKGSFTEIFRPGTAESPGLLRITVFAALLSTGVQGGYYTLATWVPTYLKTERGLSVVGTGTYLTFLISGAFIGYLTGGYLTDRIGRKRNIWLFAVLSALCILAYANIPNGSNTLLLVLGFPLGFCMSAIFSGFGSYLSELYPTAVRGTGQGFTYNTGRAVGAVFPTTVGFLADSWGVGGALVFGAVGYGIAALALLGLPETLGKELR; the protein is encoded by the coding sequence ATGAGCACGACCCCTCCACCGCGGGCCCTGACCGGCGACGTCCACCCCGGAGCGCATGAGACCGCCGTCGACGAAGGCGCGTTCGCCTGGCTGCGGGCACTGGGCCCGCGCGGCCGCCGCGCCTTCGGCGGCGCGTTCGGCGGCTATGCCCTGGACTCGTACGACTACTTCACGCTGCCTCTGAGCATGGTGGCGCTGTCCGCGTACTTCGGCCTGGACAAAGGCCAGACCGGGCTGTTCACCACCGTCACCCTGGTCGTCTCCGCCATAGGCGGCGCCGGCGCGGGCGTGCTCGCGGACCGGATCGGCCGGGTCAAGGCCCTGATGATCACGGTGATCACGTACGCGGTCTTCACCGTCGCCTGCGGCTTCGCGCCCAACTACGAGACGCTGCTGGTGTTCCGCGCCCTCCAGGGCCTCGGTTTCGGCGGTGAATGGGCCGTCGGCGCGATCCTGGTGGCCGAGTACGCGAGCCCGAAGCACCGCGGCCGTACGCTCGGCGCGATCCAGAGTTCCTGGGCCGTGGGCTGGGGCCTCGCAGTGATCGTCTACACCATGGTCTTCTCGTTCCTCGACGACGACCTGGCCTGGCGCGTGATGTTCTGGACCGGCGCTCTGCCCGCGCTGCTGGTCATCTGGGTGCGACGCTCGGTGCACGACGCTCCGCGGGCGGTCGCCGAGCGCGAGAAGAACCCCAAGAAGGGCTCGTTCACGGAGATCTTCCGGCCCGGCACCGCCGAGTCCCCCGGCCTGCTGCGCATCACGGTCTTCGCGGCTCTGCTGTCCACCGGCGTCCAGGGCGGCTACTACACCCTCGCGACCTGGGTCCCCACCTATCTGAAGACCGAACGGGGACTGTCGGTCGTCGGCACCGGCACGTATCTCACGTTCCTGATCTCCGGCGCCTTCATCGGCTATCTGACCGGCGGGTACCTCACCGACCGGATCGGCCGCAAGCGCAACATCTGGCTGTTCGCGGTCCTCTCGGCGCTGTGCATCCTCGCCTACGCCAACATCCCCAACGGCTCCAACACCCTCCTCCTGGTGCTCGGTTTCCCGCTCGGATTCTGTATGTCGGCGATCTTCAGCGGCTTCGGCTCCTATCTGAGCGAGCTGTACCCGACCGCTGTACGGGGCACCGGGCAGGGCTTCACATACAACACGGGCCGGGCCGTCGGCGCCGTCTTCCCCACCACCGTCGGCTTCCTGGCCGACAGTTGGGGCGTGGGCGGTGCGCTGGTCTTCGGCGCCGTCGGATACGGCATCGCGGCCCTGGCACTGCTCGGGCTGCCGGAGACCCTCGGAAAGGAACTGCGGTGA